A single Halanaerobiales bacterium DNA region contains:
- a CDS encoding farnesyl diphosphate synthase, which produces MCNIIEDINKKAEEVEKTLKELMKSFKPVISKTLFDSMEYSLFSGGKRIRPVLAMYSAEIVNGDQKTACKVGSALELIHTYSLIHDDLPSMDDDDYRRGEKANHIVYGPGIAILAGDGLLTGAFEILSDMNLEPTKKIKIIKIISKNAGANGMVGGQVLDLESEDKDIEIEDLKNIHLAKTGALFKAAILAGAYTANPTKKEIEAFKIYSEKLGLLFQITDDILDIIGDEKKLGKAVGSDDQSNKSTYPKILGLNGAKKEAEKMFTEAQKSLNIFEGKATKLNELAKYVLNRDH; this is translated from the coding sequence TTGTGCAATATAATTGAGGACATTAACAAAAAGGCTGAAGAAGTTGAAAAAACTCTTAAAGAATTAATGAAGAGTTTTAAACCGGTTATTTCTAAAACACTCTTTGATTCAATGGAATATAGTCTCTTTTCTGGTGGTAAAAGAATTAGGCCTGTTTTGGCAATGTATAGTGCTGAAATTGTAAATGGTGATCAAAAAACTGCCTGTAAGGTTGGGTCAGCTTTAGAGTTAATTCATACCTATTCATTAATACATGATGACCTTCCTAGTATGGATGATGATGATTACAGAAGAGGAGAAAAGGCGAATCATATTGTTTATGGCCCGGGAATAGCAATTTTAGCTGGAGATGGATTGTTGACTGGTGCTTTTGAAATTTTAAGTGATATGAATCTTGAGCCTACTAAAAAAATAAAAATAATAAAGATAATAAGTAAAAACGCCGGAGCAAACGGTATGGTAGGTGGTCAGGTATTAGATCTTGAATCTGAAGATAAAGATATTGAAATTGAGGATTTAAAAAACATTCATTTAGCAAAAACAGGAGCTCTTTTTAAAGCTGCTATTCTAGCTGGTGCCTATACAGCAAATCCTACCAAAAAAGAAATTGAAGCATTTAAAATTTATTCTGAAAAGTTAGGTTTATTATTTCAAATAACAGATGATATTCTTGATATCATTGGCGATGAAAAAAAATTAGGCAAAGCAGTAGGAAGTGATGATCAATCAAATAAAAGTACTTATCCTAAAATTCTTGGTTTAAATGGAGCAAAGAAAGAAGCTGAAAAAATGTTTACAGAAGCTCAAAAATCATTGAATATTTTTGAAGGGAAAGCTACAAAATTAAATGAATTAGCAAAATATGTTTTAAATAGAGATCATTAA
- a CDS encoding exodeoxyribonuclease VII small subunit, translated as MSKKNEDIEFEKALEELEKIVEKLESGDLSLSESLDNFSDGVELIKYCRNELNKAEKKVETVLKDNEGEFGDIVPFDEEE; from the coding sequence TTGAGTAAAAAAAATGAAGATATTGAATTTGAAAAAGCTTTAGAAGAACTTGAAAAAATAGTAGAAAAACTTGAATCTGGTGATTTATCTCTTTCTGAGTCCCTAGATAATTTTTCAGATGGTGTAGAATTGATTAAATACTGTAGAAATGAACTAAATAAAGCTGAAAAAAAGGTTGAAACAGTTTTAAAAGATAATGAAGGTGAATTTGGAGATATAGTTCCTTTTGATGAGGAGGAGTAA